A window of Brassica napus cultivar Da-Ae unplaced genomic scaffold, Da-Ae ScsIHWf_1638;HRSCAF=2255, whole genome shotgun sequence contains these coding sequences:
- the LOC106369607 gene encoding squamosa promoter-binding-like protein 5 — MEKSQRWSYVKDKAIISNLAEQEWENSMDGEEEDAGDEDKRKRVTERARDTNTDRVPPRLCQVHRCTANLTEAKQYYRRHKVCEVHAKASAATVSGAKHRFCQQCSRFHELPEFDEAKRSCRMRLAGHNERRRKVSGDSFGERSGRRGFRGQLIQTQERNNVDMKLPMANTSFKRP, encoded by the exons ATGGAGAAATCACAACGCTGGAGTTACGTGAAAGACAAGGCTATAATCTCCAACCTTGCTGAACAAGAATGGGAGAATAGCATGGATGGGGAAGAGGAGGATGCAGGAGATGAAGACAAAAGGAAGAGAGTGACGGAGAGAGCTAGGGATACTAACACAGACCGTGTTCCACCGCGGCTATGCCAGGTCCATAGGTGCACTGCTAATTTAACTGAAGCCAAGCAGTATTACCGCAGACACAAAGTCTGTGAAGTTCATGCAAAGGCATCTGCTGCAACTGTTTCAGGCGCCAAGCATCGTTTTTGTCAACAATGCAGCAG GTTTCATGAGCTACCAGAGTTTGATGAAGCTAAAAGAAGTTGCCGGATGCGCCTAGCTGGACACAATGAGAGGAGAAGGAAAGTTTCTGGTGACAGTTTCGGCGAAAGGTCAGGCCGGAGAGGGTTTAGGGGTCAACTGATCCAGACTCAAGAAAGAAACAACGTAGACATGAAACTTCCTATGGCCAACACATCATTCAAACGACCATAG
- the LOC106369624 gene encoding VQ motif-containing protein 19 → MEIATKREDSRNPSSTTSLSASSSIVNGSLHHQHIITRSDHYPTTFVQADTSSFKQVVQMLTGNFSPRSPDSPRPPTTPSGKGNFVIPPIKTTQPKKHSGNKLYERRCNNNSLKNSLMINTLMIGGGNGAGSPRFSPRNQEILSPSCLDFPKLALNSPVTPLKHGGDGNDSDTFDRMSPLSEEERAISEKGYYLHRSPRESEPQLLPLFPVTSPRVSASPQN, encoded by the coding sequence ATGGAGATAGCAACAAAACGAGAAGATTCAAGAAACCCATCTTCCACTACTTCTTTATCAGCTTCCTCTTCCATTGTCAATGGATCTTTACATCATCAACACATCATAACCAGATCTGATCATTACCCGACAACTTTTGTCCAAGCAGACACTTCCTCTTTCAAACAAGTCGTCCAGATGCTAACCGGAAACTTCTCTCCGAGATCCCCAGACTCGCCGCGTCCTCCGACGACTCCTTCCGGCAAAGGTAACTTCGTGATTCCACCGATCAAAACAACACAGCCGAAGAAACATTCAGGAAACAAACTCTACGAGAGGAGATGTAACAACAACAGTCTCAAGAACAGCCTCATGATCAATACGCTCATGATCGGCGGCGGAAACGGTGCCGGAAGCCCGAGATTCTCTCCGAGAAACCAGGAGATTCTGTCGCCTAGCTGTCTTGATTTCCCGAAGCTGGCACTGAACAGTCCCGTGACGCCGCTGAAACACGGCGGCGACGGAAACGACAGCGACACTTTTGACAGGATGTCGCCATTGTCGGAGGAAGAGAGAGCGATATCCGAAAAAGGGTATTACTTGCATCGGTCTCCGAGAGAATCGGAGCCGCAGCTTCTGCCGTTGTTTCCGGTGACTTCTCCAAGAGTATCGGCGTCGCCGCAGAATTAA